A stretch of the Haloarcula ordinaria genome encodes the following:
- a CDS encoding DUF6141 family protein yields MDPLFREVQRFRQPWIWTLLGGIALLMLVLGPISWGGLVIVGAVAGFVYSLRLTTEVRADGIYLKMWPLHHSFRRIPWAEIEQRETKQYRPLREFGGWGIRWAPGKLAYNVRGNRGVWIERTNERDVLLGSQHPEEFVKAIDEAVQ; encoded by the coding sequence ATGGACCCATTATTCCGTGAAGTACAGCGGTTTCGCCAGCCGTGGATCTGGACACTCCTCGGAGGGATCGCGCTGCTCATGCTCGTGTTGGGGCCCATTTCGTGGGGCGGACTCGTCATCGTCGGTGCGGTCGCTGGGTTCGTCTACAGCCTTCGTCTCACGACCGAAGTGAGAGCTGACGGTATATATCTCAAAATGTGGCCACTTCACCACTCGTTCCGTCGAATACCGTGGGCAGAAATCGAACAGCGCGAGACCAAACAGTACAGACCACTCCGTGAGTTCGGCGGCTGGGGGATTCGCTGGGCACCCGGGAAGCTTGCCTACAACGTACGTGGTAATCGAGGAGTTTGGATCGAACGGACGAACGAGCGTGATGTGCTTCTCGGGTCTCAACACCCGGAGGAGTTCGTCAAGGCCATCGACGAGGCAGTACAGTAG